One region of Chryseobacterium muglaense genomic DNA includes:
- a CDS encoding sce7725 family protein: MYQPYIRGKQFELIGIRELTKPVLLPNKEKVSPIIEPVKDSSTLKTTIKELASNDINFTVVVNPQVGTFKDTNAIFNAISSSVGDYTNYQIGVIFHNRIDHSKAIGILQQYAKVIPALSIIHNAVFDNISDVLKSYQEHFAIRYNVINLSSTSRRYFRNFERNTLIELDDYFNAQTKNADYLQVDESNFSEEHIYYKEEGFEGFSDYLSIGEEYSETGFLPYAVAIHLSYAEAQTNRIKVKHFVSDSNDDTSDIAGKFAEALDKLIAWCDQTGYDSIAISEFRRFHENGHFPGLGTLKKLSLMNHIDLVLKLI; encoded by the coding sequence ATGTATCAACCGTATATAAGAGGAAAGCAGTTTGAGTTGATAGGAATAAGAGAATTAACTAAACCTGTTCTTTTGCCAAATAAAGAAAAAGTATCTCCTATTATTGAACCTGTCAAGGATTCTTCTACTTTAAAGACTACGATAAAAGAATTAGCAAGTAATGATATCAACTTTACAGTTGTTGTTAATCCACAAGTAGGAACATTCAAAGATACCAATGCAATCTTTAATGCTATTAGCAGTTCAGTTGGAGATTATACAAATTATCAGATAGGTGTTATTTTCCATAATAGGATAGACCATTCAAAAGCTATTGGCATTTTACAACAATATGCAAAAGTTATTCCTGCTCTAAGTATTATTCATAATGCCGTGTTTGATAACATTTCAGATGTTCTTAAATCATATCAAGAACATTTTGCCATTCGATATAATGTAATCAATCTATCATCGACAAGTAGAAGATATTTTAGAAATTTTGAAAGAAATACCTTAATTGAACTTGATGATTATTTCAATGCTCAAACAAAGAATGCGGATTATTTGCAAGTAGATGAAAGCAATTTTTCAGAAGAACATATCTATTACAAAGAAGAAGGGTTTGAAGGTTTTTCGGACTATCTTTCTATTGGAGAGGAATATTCGGAAACAGGGTTTCTTCCCTATGCTGTTGCGATACATTTATCTTATGCGGAAGCACAGACAAATAGAATAAAAGTTAAACATTTTGTTTCTGACTCAAATGATGACACATCAGATATTGCAGGAAAGTTTGCTGAGGCGTTAGATAAACTTATTGCTTGGTGTGACCAAACAGGCTATGACTCTATTGCTATATCTGAATTTAGACGATTTCACGAAAACGGACACTTTCCAGGATTAGGGACATTGAAGAAACTTTCCTTAATGAACCATATAGATTTAGTATTGAAATTGATTTAG
- the floR gene encoding chloramphenicol/florfenicol efflux MFS transporter FloR, translating into MTTTRPAWAYTLPAALLLMAPFDILASLAMDIYLPVVPAMPGILNTTPAMIQLTLSLYMVMLGVGQVIFGPLSDRIGRRPILLAGATAFVIASLGAAWSSTAPAFVAFRLLQAVGASAMLVATFATVRDVYANRPEGVVIYGLFSSMLAFVPALGPIAGALIGEFLGWQAIFITLAILAMLALLNAGFRWHETRPLDQVKTRRSVLPIFASPAFWVYTVGFSAGMGTFFVFFSTAPRVLIGQAEYSEIGFSFAFATVGLVMIVTTRFAKSFVARWGIAGCVARGMALLVCGAVLLGIGELYGSPSFLTFILPMWVVAVGIVFTVSVTANGALAEFDDIAGSAVAFYFCVQSLIVSIVGTLAVALLNGDTAWPVICYATAMAVLVSLGLVLLRLRGAATEKSPVV; encoded by the coding sequence ATGACCACCACACGCCCCGCGTGGGCCTATACGCTGCCGGCAGCACTGCTGCTGATGGCTCCTTTCGACATCCTCGCTTCACTGGCGATGGATATTTATCTCCCTGTCGTTCCAGCGATGCCCGGCATCCTGAACACGACGCCCGCTATGATCCAACTCACGTTGAGCCTCTATATGGTGATGCTCGGCGTGGGCCAGGTGATTTTTGGTCCGCTCTCAGACAGAATCGGGCGACGGCCAATTCTACTTGCGGGCGCAACGGCTTTCGTCATTGCGTCTCTGGGAGCAGCTTGGTCTTCAACTGCACCGGCCTTTGTCGCTTTCCGTCTACTTCAAGCAGTGGGCGCGTCGGCCATGCTGGTGGCGACGTTCGCGACGGTTCGCGACGTTTATGCCAACCGTCCTGAGGGTGTCGTCATCTACGGCCTTTTCAGTTCGATGCTGGCGTTCGTGCCTGCGCTCGGCCCTATCGCCGGAGCATTGATCGGCGAGTTCTTGGGATGGCAGGCGATATTCATTACTTTGGCTATACTGGCGATGCTCGCACTCCTAAATGCGGGTTTCAGGTGGCACGAAACCCGCCCTCTGGATCAAGTCAAGACGCGCCGATCTGTCTTGCCGATCTTCGCGAGTCCGGCTTTTTGGGTTTACACTGTCGGCTTTAGCGCCGGTATGGGCACCTTCTTCGTCTTCTTCTCGACGGCTCCCCGTGTGCTCATAGGCCAAGCGGAATATTCCGAGATCGGATTCAGCTTTGCCTTCGCCACTGTCGGGCTTGTAATGATCGTGACAACCCGTTTCGCGAAGTCCTTTGTCGCCAGATGGGGCATCGCAGGATGCGTGGCGCGTGGGATGGCGTTGCTTGTTTGCGGAGCGGTCCTGTTGGGGATCGGCGAACTTTACGGCTCGCCGTCATTCCTCACCTTCATCCTACCGATGTGGGTTGTCGCGGTCGGTATTGTCTTCACGGTGTCCGTTACCGCGAACGGCGCTTTGGCAGAGTTCGACGACATCGCGGGATCAGCGGTCGCGTTCTACTTCTGCGTTCAAAGCCTGATAGTCAGCATTGTCGGGACATTGGCGGTGGCACTTTTAAACGGTGACACAGCGTGGCCCGTGATCTGTTACGCCACGGCGATGGCGGTACTGGTTTCGTTGGGGCTGGTGCTCCTTCGGCTCCGTGGGGCTGCCACCGAGAAGTCGCCAGTCGTCTAA
- a CDS encoding LysR family transcriptional regulator, producing MNVGILSGRIPLISLVQFIAVAEHLNFRHAAKALGISQSSVSARVKALEDNLGVLLFERHARGVRLTDAGRHFMERVTAGVDQLDHAVKTAE from the coding sequence GTGAATGTCGGTATCCTGTCTGGCAGGATACCGCTCATTTCCCTTGTTCAGTTCATCGCCGTCGCCGAGCATCTGAATTTTCGGCATGCGGCCAAGGCACTTGGTATCAGCCAGTCGAGCGTCAGCGCGCGTGTGAAAGCGCTGGAGGATAACCTTGGTGTCCTGCTATTTGAGCGCCATGCGCGGGGCGTTCGGCTAACAGACGCAGGCAGGCACTTCATGGAGCGTGTCACGGCGGGTGTCGATCAACTCGATCACGCAGTGAAGACCGCGGAGTGA
- the mobB gene encoding conjugal transfer protein MobB yields MVAKIGKGSNMYGAILYNQQKVETENGAVLLLNKIPDTMDGRYSVAYFNKCFEPYLSANIRTEKTVRHISLNPDPKDTVSDEQFTEMAQEYMERMGYGNQPYIVFKHTDIDRTHIHIVSTCVGIDGRKIPDDYDHPRSMAICRDLETKYNLHKATEQEQKHDSRNFKKVEQQKGDIKSQIASVVRHLPKYYQYTSIGTYNALLSFLNITAEEIKGERNGEPVHGLVYFALNDKGEKASKPFKASLFGKHAGVNGLQRHFEQSKEKMKTNPAKSVLKNSVELAIHTTNSEKEFKKQLAEQDIHTVVRRNDSGRIYGITFIDNGSRTVWNGSQLDRNLSANLFNDWWNNGNKPALKAQDSPVSDTNTIDHQPTKDLFEFITQEHSHSSDLGLFSLLPQAQGEDYEEQDFANRMKKKKKTRQKK; encoded by the coding sequence ATGGTTGCAAAAATCGGAAAGGGAAGCAATATGTACGGAGCTATTTTGTACAATCAGCAGAAAGTGGAAACGGAAAACGGAGCGGTTCTGTTGCTGAATAAGATACCCGACACAATGGACGGTAGGTATTCCGTTGCGTACTTCAACAAGTGTTTTGAGCCGTATCTGTCTGCCAATATCCGAACGGAAAAGACGGTACGGCACATTTCATTGAACCCCGACCCGAAAGACACGGTAAGCGATGAACAGTTTACCGAAATGGCACAGGAATATATGGAGCGTATGGGTTACGGCAATCAGCCGTATATCGTATTCAAACATACGGACATTGACCGCACGCATATACACATCGTTTCGACCTGCGTGGGCATTGACGGCAGGAAAATCCCCGATGATTACGACCACCCTCGCTCAATGGCTATCTGTCGGGATTTGGAAACGAAATACAATCTGCACAAAGCTACCGAGCAGGAACAGAAACACGACAGCAGAAATTTCAAAAAGGTAGAACAGCAGAAAGGCGATATAAAAAGCCAAATAGCTTCGGTAGTGCGACACCTGCCGAAGTATTACCAATATACAAGCATTGGGACATACAACGCTTTGCTTTCGTTTTTGAATATTACGGCAGAGGAAATAAAAGGCGAACGCAACGGAGAGCCTGTACACGGATTGGTATATTTTGCTTTGAACGACAAGGGAGAAAAGGCAAGCAAACCGTTCAAAGCATCTTTGTTTGGCAAGCACGCAGGAGTAAACGGATTACAACGGCACTTTGAACAATCCAAAGAGAAGATGAAAACCAACCCTGCGAAGTCTGTTCTCAAAAATTCGGTGGAACTTGCCATTCACACCACAAACAGCGAAAAGGAATTTAAAAAGCAACTTGCCGAACAGGACATTCACACCGTTGTCCGCAGAAACGACAGCGGACGGATTTATGGTATTACTTTTATTGACAATGGTAGCCGTACTGTTTGGAATGGCTCGCAGTTGGACAGAAACCTGTCGGCAAATCTGTTTAACGATTGGTGGAACAACGGAAACAAACCCGCATTGAAAGCACAGGACAGCCCTGTTTCCGATACGAACACGATAGACCACCAACCGACCAAAGACCTTTTCGAGTTTATCACGCAGGAACATTCGCACAGTTCTGATTTGGGATTGTTCAGCCTGTTGCCCCAAGCACAGGGCGAAGATTACGAGGAACAGGATTTTGCCAATAGAATGAAGAAAAAGAAGAAAACAAGACAAAAAAAATAA
- a CDS encoding nuclear transport factor 2 family protein, producing the protein MVADLDDNIVFENIQNNDISLSLKGLTAFKQQAETAKTYFAKRTQTVKSFRHFDNSTEIEIDYTAILAIDFPNGLKKGQKLKLSGKSVFEFKKNKVIKLTDIS; encoded by the coding sequence ATGGTTGCAGACCTTGACGATAATATTGTTTTTGAAAACATTCAAAATAATGATATAAGTTTATCGCTGAAAGGGTTAACAGCGTTTAAACAACAGGCAGAAACAGCAAAAACATACTTTGCAAAGAGAACACAGACAGTTAAATCGTTTAGGCATTTTGACAACAGCACTGAAATAGAAATTGATTATACAGCAATTTTAGCAATTGACTTTCCGAACGGCTTAAAAAAAGGGCAAAAGCTAAAGTTATCAGGAAAATCCGTGTTTGAATTTAAAAAAAACAAAGTGATTAAATTGACAGACATTAGTTGA
- the catB gene encoding type B chloramphenicol O-acetyltransferase, whose product MNFFDSPFKGKIIRDHITNPNITAGKYSYYSGYYHGHSFDDCARYLFPDRDDVDKLVIGSFCSIGSGASFIMAGNQGHRHNWISSFPFFYMPEIEAFNKAINGFENAGDTVVGNDVWIGSEAMIMPGVKIGDGAVIGSRSLVTKDVAPYTIVGGNPAKPIKKRFSDEEIQILLDIKWWDWDEDILTEAIPLICSGNIQSLFDFYNQVVKIEKRDFPYCF is encoded by the coding sequence ATGAATTTTTTCGATAGCCCATTTAAGGGCAAAATAATTAGAGACCATATTACCAACCCCAATATCACGGCTGGGAAATATTCCTACTATTCCGGTTATTATCATGGACATTCTTTTGATGACTGCGCTCGCTATTTATTTCCAGATAGAGATGACGTTGATAAATTGGTCATAGGTTCATTCTGTTCCATAGGTAGCGGTGCAAGTTTTATAATGGCGGGCAATCAAGGGCATCGACATAATTGGATATCCAGTTTTCCCTTTTTTTATATGCCGGAGATTGAAGCATTCAATAAAGCAATTAACGGATTTGAAAACGCGGGCGATACAGTTGTCGGTAATGATGTTTGGATAGGGAGCGAGGCAATGATTATGCCGGGAGTGAAGATCGGTGACGGGGCGGTAATCGGTAGTAGGTCATTAGTCACCAAAGATGTTGCCCCTTACACTATTGTCGGCGGAAACCCTGCAAAACCGATTAAAAAAAGGTTTTCGGACGAAGAGATTCAGATCCTGTTAGATATCAAGTGGTGGGATTGGGATGAAGACATATTGACCGAAGCGATACCTTTAATTTGTTCAGGCAACATACAGTCTCTTTTCGATTTTTACAACCAAGTTGTAAAAATCGAAAAGAGAGATTTCCCGTATTGTTTTTGA
- a CDS encoding IS91-like element ISCR2 family transposase has product MPHVAARTASRDRDTGRYQSHRPEQTLLYQIVDEYYPAFAALMAEQGKELPGYVQREFEEFLQCGRLEHGFLRVRCESCHAEHLVAFSCKRRGFCPSCGARRMAESAALLVDEVLPEQPMRQWVLSFPFQLRFLFASRPEIMGWVLGIVYRVIATHLVKKAGHTHQVAKTGAVTLIQRFGSALNLNVHFHMLFLDGVYVEQSHGSARFRWVKAPTSPELTQLTHTIAHRVGRYLERQGLLERDVENSYLASDAVDDDPMTPLLGHSITYRIAVGSQAGRKVFTLQTLPTSGDPFGDGIGKVAGSSLHAGVAARADERKKLERLCRYISRPAVSEKRLSLTRGGNVRYQLKTPYRDGTTHVIFEPLDFIARLAALVPKPRVNLTRFHGVFAPNSRHRALVTPAKRGRGNKVRVADEPATPAQRRASMTWAQRLKRVFNIDIETCSGCGGAMKVIACIEDPIVIKQILDHLKHKAETSGTRALPESRAPPAELLLGLFD; this is encoded by the coding sequence ATGCCTCATGTGGCGGCCAGGACGGCCAGCCGGGATCGGGATACTGGTCGTTACCAGAGCCACCGACCCGAGCAAACCCTTCTCTATCAGATCGTTGACGAGTATTACCCGGCATTCGCTGCGCTTATGGCAGAGCAGGGAAAGGAATTGCCGGGCTATGTGCAACGGGAATTTGAAGAATTTCTCCAATGCGGGCGGCTGGAGCATGGCTTTCTACGGGTTCGCTGCGAGTCTTGCCACGCCGAGCACCTGGTCGCTTTCAGCTGTAAGCGTCGCGGTTTCTGCCCGAGCTGTGGGGCGCGGCGGATGGCCGAAAGTGCCGCCTTGCTGGTTGATGAAGTACTGCCTGAACAACCCATGCGTCAGTGGGTGTTGAGCTTCCCGTTTCAGCTGCGTTTCCTGTTTGCCAGCCGGCCCGAGATCATGGGGTGGGTGCTGGGCATCGTTTACCGCGTCATTGCCACGCACCTGGTCAAGAAAGCGGGCCATACCCACCAAGTGGCCAAGACGGGCGCGGTCACCCTGATCCAGCGTTTTGGATCGGCGCTCAATCTGAATGTTCACTTCCACATGCTGTTTCTCGACGGTGTGTATGTCGAGCAATCCCACGGCTCAGCGCGTTTCCGCTGGGTCAAGGCGCCGACCAGCCCAGAGCTCACCCAGCTGACGCACACCATCGCCCACCGGGTGGGTCGCTATCTGGAACGGCAAGGCCTGCTGGAACGGGATGTCGAAAACAGCTATCTGGCCTCGGATGCGGTGGATGACGACCCGATGACACCCCTGCTGGGGCACTCGATCACTTACCGTATCGCTGTCGGTTCACAGGCGGGGCGAAAGGTGTTCACTTTGCAAACTCTGCCGACCAGTGGTGATCCGTTCGGTGACGGGATTGGCAAGGTAGCCGGGTCCAGCCTGCACGCCGGCGTGGCGGCCAGGGCCGATGAACGCAAGAAGCTCGAACGGCTGTGCCGGTACATCAGCCGCCCGGCGGTATCCGAGAAGCGGCTGTCGTTAACACGAGGCGGCAACGTGCGCTACCAGCTCAAGACGCCGTACCGGGACGGCACCACGCACGTCATTTTCGAACCATTGGATTTCATTGCAAGGCTGGCCGCCCTGGTACCGAAGCCCAGAGTCAACCTAACCCGCTTCCACGGGGTGTTCGCACCCAACAGTCGGCACCGGGCGTTGGTCACGCCGGCAAAACGGGGCAGGGGCAACAAGGTCAGGGTGGCTGATGAACCGGCAACACCAGCACAACGGCGAGCGTCGATGACATGGGCGCAACGGCTCAAGCGTGTTTTCAATATCGACATCGAGACCTGCAGCGGCTGCGGCGGCGCCATGAAAGTCATCGCCTGCATTGAAGACCCTATAGTGATCAAGCAGATCCTTGATCACCTGAAGCACAAAGCCGAAACCAGCGGGACCAGGGCGTTACCCGAAAGCCGGGCGCCACCGGCTGAGCTGCTCCTGGGTCTGTTTGACTGA
- the estT gene encoding macrolide hydrolase EstT, whose product MKEKIVKKNGIRLFTESFGCEKDPAILLIAGATVSMLYWDAEFCQKLSEKGFFVIRYDNRDVGKSTNYEPGSTPYDIVDLTHDAISILDGYKIVKANFVGISLGGLISQIASIKYADRVSSITLISSGPWGDSDPTIPEMDTRILDFHGKAETVDWTNEDSVANYLIQGAELMSGRKQFDKQRSEKLIRAEFKRANNYISMFNHAALQGGEEYWNRLSEINQPTLIVHGTDDKIWHFKNSAVLLEKINGSKLITLDGTGHELHFEDWNKIIDGITQHTTNNKRMNK is encoded by the coding sequence ATGAAAGAGAAAATAGTTAAAAAAAACGGAATAAGACTTTTTACCGAAAGTTTTGGATGTGAAAAAGATCCGGCAATACTCTTGATTGCGGGAGCAACGGTATCCATGTTGTATTGGGATGCTGAATTTTGCCAGAAACTATCTGAAAAGGGATTTTTTGTTATTCGCTACGACAATAGGGACGTAGGAAAATCTACTAATTACGAACCGGGTTCAACCCCCTATGATATTGTTGACTTAACCCATGATGCTATTTCAATTTTGGACGGCTATAAAATAGTCAAAGCCAATTTTGTGGGAATTTCACTGGGCGGACTGATTTCTCAAATAGCATCAATAAAATATGCCGACAGGGTAAGTTCAATAACACTAATCTCATCAGGTCCTTGGGGCGACTCAGACCCCACAATTCCTGAAATGGATACGCGTATTTTAGATTTTCACGGAAAAGCTGAAACCGTAGATTGGACAAATGAAGACAGTGTGGCAAATTATTTAATTCAAGGTGCTGAATTGATGAGCGGCAGGAAACAATTTGACAAACAAAGAAGTGAAAAACTGATTAGAGCCGAATTTAAAAGAGCTAATAACTATATAAGTATGTTCAATCATGCGGCACTGCAAGGTGGTGAAGAATACTGGAACAGATTGAGCGAAATCAATCAACCAACCTTAATTGTACACGGAACGGACGATAAAATATGGCATTTTAAGAATTCAGCAGTTTTACTTGAAAAGATAAACGGCTCAAAACTAATAACGCTTGATGGAACCGGACACGAACTACATTTCGAAGATTGGAATAAAATTATTGATGGAATAACGCAACATACAACAAATAACAAAAGAATGAACAAATAG
- a CDS encoding RteC domain-containing protein encodes MVSSLNHIISEVQRKENAISLTSPNAIDEAYQMTIYLQEYLWSIREDITKQGFKNHWEEINFFRNIKPYILSKLIYHNKIFRIQTACPVDGGKMYASYFSEQLRELKQEYREHIYNSDFYRYYRSGRTDRDETYFRLGNINFHDGLNSFVFEIDPLFSTYYDYKVARIIANELLYTYILQKINNDEIAGSLSARDISSDGILWTDSKNALIELIYALYANGSLSYGKVGIRKISLVLEKLFRITLGDLHNSFHRMKYRAGSRTSFLDQLKSSLEEYMDKQDGR; translated from the coding sequence ATGGTATCTTCATTAAATCATATTATCTCAGAGGTACAGCGAAAAGAAAATGCCATTTCGCTGACTTCTCCCAATGCAATTGATGAAGCATATCAAATGACGATATACCTGCAAGAATACTTATGGTCAATAAGAGAAGATATTACAAAACAAGGCTTTAAAAACCATTGGGAAGAAATTAATTTCTTTCGCAACATTAAGCCATACATTCTCTCCAAACTCATTTACCACAATAAAATATTTCGCATACAGACAGCTTGTCCTGTTGATGGAGGAAAGATGTACGCAAGTTATTTTTCAGAACAATTAAGGGAATTAAAACAGGAATACAGGGAGCATATCTATAATTCCGATTTTTACAGATATTACCGTTCAGGAAGAACAGACCGTGATGAAACTTACTTTAGGTTGGGCAACATTAATTTCCACGATGGACTGAATAGCTTCGTCTTTGAAATTGACCCTCTGTTTTCAACCTACTATGATTACAAAGTGGCTCGGATAATAGCAAATGAGCTACTCTATACCTACATACTCCAAAAAATCAATAATGATGAAATAGCAGGCTCTCTTTCTGCAAGGGATATTTCATCCGATGGTATTCTTTGGACGGACAGTAAAAATGCCTTGATAGAACTGATTTATGCTCTGTATGCGAACGGCTCTCTTTCATACGGTAAAGTAGGAATACGAAAAATCAGTTTAGTTTTAGAAAAACTATTCCGGATTACTTTAGGAGATCTGCATAACTCTTTCCATCGAATGAAATACCGTGCCGGTTCCCGCACCTCGTTTTTAGACCAACTGAAATCTTCTTTGGAAGAATATATGGATAAACAGGACGGGAGGTAG
- the mobA gene encoding conjugal transfer protein MobA, with the protein MEEVNRKQIKKTGRKPKNDPAVHRYSISLNAEENAKFLALFDQSGMNIKAHFITACIFQKTVKTVKIDMNAVEYHAGLTKFFGQFRGIATNYNQIVKLLNTHFSEKKALAYLYKLEKQTAAMKELLLKVLILTAEFEKKYLNKE; encoded by the coding sequence ATGGAAGAAGTGAACAGAAAACAGATTAAAAAGACAGGAAGAAAACCGAAGAACGACCCTGCGGTACATCGGTATTCCATCAGTCTGAACGCAGAGGAAAACGCCAAGTTCCTTGCCCTTTTCGACCAATCGGGAATGAACATAAAGGCACATTTCATTACGGCTTGTATCTTTCAAAAGACGGTAAAAACCGTAAAAATTGATATGAATGCGGTAGAATACCACGCAGGATTGACCAAGTTTTTCGGACAGTTCAGAGGAATAGCAACCAATTACAATCAGATTGTAAAGCTGTTGAACACACACTTTTCGGAGAAAAAGGCATTGGCATACCTCTACAAATTGGAAAAACAGACCGCAGCAATGAAAGAATTATTGCTCAAAGTTTTAATCCTTACCGCAGAATTTGAAAAGAAATACCTAAACAAAGAGTAA
- a CDS encoding RES domain-containing protein, whose amino-acid sequence MGNKITDNCDYCLSENVSVYEASELNPFFLGIIDLYEVDTVNGKPLESQIITDFHKKVFTQKLIDTNNIKQLIAEIIKDDIANYQNVLDNPVRLRFHNTGAEEDVTQPLFLSWDKFSEEIKTVNRFHFVNALDLQKLKSLFKHFQKDYKKGKKFYRARISNNPQGYPFEQMGNPPNELAKSGRANPNGISYLYIANDITTTLYEARASLFDYVSVGTFKLEEDIRVVNLSRSTYDVFRLAELESLEEVMLHGSFIDKLEEELSKPRRKNDSELDYLPTQYLSELIKSMGFDGIEFRSSLYSQGYNVAIFYPEKFKCIETNVYDIENINLEYTQLNTK is encoded by the coding sequence TTGGGTAACAAGATAACAGATAATTGTGATTATTGCCTGTCCGAAAATGTGAGTGTCTATGAGGCTTCCGAATTAAACCCTTTCTTTCTTGGGATTATTGACTTGTATGAAGTTGATACCGTCAATGGAAAACCATTAGAAAGTCAAATCATTACGGATTTTCATAAAAAGGTATTTACCCAAAAACTAATTGATACAAATAATATAAAACAGCTCATTGCTGAGATTATTAAAGATGACATTGCCAATTATCAAAATGTTTTAGACAACCCTGTAAGATTAAGGTTTCATAATACAGGAGCAGAGGAAGACGTTACTCAACCGCTTTTCCTTTCTTGGGATAAGTTTTCCGAAGAAATAAAAACCGTAAATAGATTTCATTTTGTAAATGCTTTGGATTTACAAAAATTAAAATCCTTATTCAAACATTTTCAGAAAGATTACAAAAAGGGAAAGAAATTTTATCGAGCAAGAATTAGTAATAATCCACAGGGGTATCCTTTCGAACAAATGGGTAATCCTCCTAATGAATTAGCTAAAAGCGGAAGAGCCAATCCAAATGGTATTTCTTATCTCTATATTGCTAATGACATAACAACAACTTTATATGAAGCAAGAGCAAGTTTATTTGATTACGTTTCTGTCGGTACATTTAAACTTGAAGAAGACATAAGAGTAGTTAATTTAAGTCGCTCCACATACGATGTATTCAGGCTTGCAGAATTAGAGTCTTTAGAAGAAGTTATGTTACACGGTTCTTTCATTGATAAATTAGAAGAAGAACTTTCAAAGCCAAGAAGAAAGAATGACAGCGAATTGGATTATCTGCCAACACAGTATCTTTCAGAACTGATAAAATCAATGGGATTTGACGGTATAGAATTTAGAAGTTCATTATATTCGCAGGGTTATAACGTTGCAATATTTTATCCTGAAAAATTCAAGTGCATTGAAACTAATGTCTATGACATTGAAAATATAAATCTTGAATACACCCAATTAAATACTAAATAA
- the tet(X) gene encoding tetracycline-inactivating monooxygenase Tet(X), whose product MTLLKHKKITIIGAGPVGLTMARLLQQNGVDITVYERDKDQDARIFGGTLDLHRDSGQEAMKRAGLLQTYYDLALPMGVNIVDEKGNILTTKNVRPENRFDNPEINRNDLRTILLNSLQNDTVIWDRKLVTLEPDKEKWILTFEDKSSETADLVIIANGGMSKVRKFVTDTEVEETGTFNIQADIHQPEVNCPGFFQLCNGNRLMAAHQGNLLFANPNNNGALHFGISFKTPDEWKSKTRVDFQDRNSVVDFLLKKFSDWDERYKELIRLTSSFVGLATRIFPLDKSWKSKRPLPITMIGDAAHLMPPFAGQGVNSGLMDALILSDNLTNGKFNSIEEAIENYEQQMFAYGREAQAESIINETEMFSLDFSFQKLMNL is encoded by the coding sequence ATGACTTTACTAAAACATAAAAAAATTACAATAATTGGTGCCGGGCCTGTTGGATTAACAATGGCGAGATTGTTACAGCAAAACGGCGTGGACATTACAGTTTACGAGAGAGACAAAGACCAAGATGCAAGGATTTTTGGTGGGACACTTGATCTGCACAGGGATTCGGGACAGGAAGCAATGAAAAGAGCGGGATTGTTACAAACTTATTATGACTTAGCTTTACCAATGGGTGTAAATATTGTTGATGAAAAGGGCAATATTTTAACCACAAAAAATGTAAGACCCGAAAATCGTTTTGACAATCCTGAAATAAACAGAAATGACTTAAGGACTATCCTATTAAATAGTTTACAAAATGATACCGTCATTTGGGATAGAAAACTTGTTACCCTTGAACCTGATAAGGAGAAGTGGATACTAACTTTTGAGGATAAATCGAGTGAAACAGCAGATCTGGTTATTATTGCCAATGGTGGAATGTCTAAAGTAAGAAAATTTGTTACCGACACGGAAGTTGAAGAAACAGGTACTTTCAATATACAAGCCGATATTCATCAACCGGAGGTGAACTGTCCTGGATTTTTTCAGCTTTGCAATGGAAACCGGCTAATGGCTGCTCATCAAGGTAATTTATTATTTGCGAATCCTAATAATAATGGTGCATTGCATTTTGGAATAAGTTTTAAAACACCTGATGAATGGAAAAGCAAAACGCGGGTAGATTTTCAAGACAGAAATAGTGTCGTTGATTTTCTCCTGAAAAAATTTTCCGATTGGGACGAACGCTACAAAGAACTGATTCGTTTGACATCATCTTTTGTAGGGTTAGCGACACGAATATTTCCCTTAGATAAGTCTTGGAAAAGTAAGCGTCCATTACCCATAACGATGATTGGAGATGCTGCTCATTTGATGCCTCCTTTTGCAGGACAAGGCGTAAACAGTGGGTTGATGGATGCCTTGATATTGTCGGATAATCTGACCAATGGGAAATTTAACAGCATTGAAGAGGCTATTGAAAATTATGAACAGCAAATGTTTGCTTATGGAAGAGAAGCACAGGCAGAATCAATAATAAACGAAACGGAAATGTTCAGCCTCGACTTTTCTTTCCAAAAACTAATGAATCTATAA